AGTGGAGTGCCCGCAACGAGCGCGGTGCGACCGAAGCCTACTATGTGGCTGAAACTGGCCTGCAGGAGTGGAAAACCCGCCTGTTCCAGGCCTACCGCTGGCAGCTTTACCAGACTGTTAGTAATGCCAATAGAAGCCGTATCCCCGGCCGCAGTGAGTGCGGCAACGTGCTGGCGGGCGGGGTGGACTGGAACCGTAACGGAACCATCGAAAGCAACGAGACCCTGCCCACCACCCGTACCGGAACCGTTCCTATGGGTGCCAGCACCGGCACCTACACCATCACGGTAGCCCAGGACCCCACCCGCCCACGCTTCATGCTGGTGCGCTCGGTAGGCCGCTTCAATGGCTCCCAGGCCATAGTCCAGGCTACCTTCGACCTCTCCAACACCGGCCCCTGGAACTACGCCATCTTTAGCGGAGCTGGGGCTGCCAACCGGCACCTCAACGGGGGTGCCACGATTCGGGGTGGCCTTTATGTGCAGGGCCAGAGCAGCGACCCCAACCGGGTTGTGATTGATTCCCGCGGCGATTTTGAAATGCTCAACGAATATAGCTATAGCTCCGATACTGTGCCGGGTAGCCGACTCAACAGCGACATGCGCAGCCTTTCCAACCTCTGTGCAACCCTGCGGGTGCAGTATGGCCGGGTGGAGGTGGGGGGTAGCGCGAGCTTTGGCAAACCCACCAACAAGCTCCTGGGTGCTTATGTAGGAGATGCTGCCGACGATATTTACGGCAATACCTCTGGTGTATGCGCTGCCAACCGGGGTATCTGCACCGACGACCGGGGGGCCTTCGACCTTCCCCCTGCCCTGGCCCCCAAATTTCCCGAGTTCAACACCACCCGCTGCACCACCGACCCCAGCAAGACCTGGGCCGCCTGCGTGCGCGACGAGGCGGCGGCTCGAGGGCTTCGCATAACCAGTACAGCAGTTCTTTTCCCTGTGGGCGCAATTCCAACCAGCCCGCTGTCATGCGTGTTGGGTAACCTGCTCAGTAGCGGTGAACTGCGTTTTGGCAGTACCAGCGTGGACTGCCGCTATACCCTGAACGGCAAGACCGGCGGTTTCCGCTATACGGGTGGCAACCCGGGTACGCTGGAAATTTATGGAACTTTACATACCAGTGGCATTAACGTGAGATTTAGCAATGCGGTAAACTACCGCGCGTTCGACTTTACCGACCCCACCGAGCGCAACGCCTCGATATTTGTGGAGGGGGGCAGCATTACCCTGAGCGGCGACCTTCTGCCCGATGCCAGCTCGGCCACCTTCCCTGATCAGGTGTTGGGTCTGCTGGCGCAGAACAACATAGAACAGCTCACCAACAACGCCATGGGCATCTTTTATGCTGGCAACCGCTTCCGCACCCAAAGAGGACAGCACACCCTGGGTACTGTGGTGGCCAATGAGTTCTGCACCACCAGTGCGGGCGG
This genomic window from Meiothermus cerbereus DSM 11376 contains:
- a CDS encoding pilus assembly PilX family protein, translating into MRQPQGIALVVTLAILVAVALLAFATSVTTMLSQWSARNERGATEAYYVAETGLQEWKTRLFQAYRWQLYQTVSNANRSRIPGRSECGNVLAGGVDWNRNGTIESNETLPTTRTGTVPMGASTGTYTITVAQDPTRPRFMLVRSVGRFNGSQAIVQATFDLSNTGPWNYAIFSGAGAANRHLNGGATIRGGLYVQGQSSDPNRVVIDSRGDFEMLNEYSYSSDTVPGSRLNSDMRSLSNLCATLRVQYGRVEVGGSASFGKPTNKLLGAYVGDAADDIYGNTSGVCAANRGICTDDRGAFDLPPALAPKFPEFNTTRCTTDPSKTWAACVRDEAAARGLRITSTAVLFPVGAIPTSPLSCVLGNLLSSGELRFGSTSVDCRYTLNGKTGGFRYTGGNPGTLEIYGTLHTSGINVRFSNAVNYRAFDFTDPTERNASIFVEGGSITLSGDLLPDASSATFPDQVLGLLAQNNIEQLTNNAMGIFYAGNRFRTQRGQHTLGTVVANEFCTTSAGGNQCNAGQKANVTYIPTMGNLPVAAQIPEDTIIASFKIMSYERR